One window of the Prionailurus bengalensis isolate Pbe53 chromosome E1, Fcat_Pben_1.1_paternal_pri, whole genome shotgun sequence genome contains the following:
- the LOC122484712 gene encoding putative olfactory receptor 3A4, whose amino-acid sequence MDLGASGNDSVVTEFVLLGLSETPALQPILFTVFLLAYVATLGGNLSILAAILAEPKLHTPMYFFLGNLSLLDVGCISVTVPAMLRRFMSNNRSIPYGACLSQLFCFHLLAGADCFLLTVMAYDRYLAICQPLTYSTRMSWGIQQALVGVSCAFSFTNALTQTVALSTLDFCGPRVINHFYCDLPQLFQLSCSSTQLNELLLFVAAAFMGVAPLVLITVSYAHVAAAVLRIRSAEGRKKAFSTCGSHLTVVSVFYGTGVFSYMRLGSVEASDKDKGIGILNTVISPMLNPLIYSLRNPDVQGALQQVFTGRRPPE is encoded by the coding sequence ATGGATCTGGGAGCCTCAGGAAATGACTCTGTTGTCACTGAGTTTGTCCTGCTGGGTCTGTCAGAGaccccagctctgcagcccatCCTCTTCACCGTCTTCCTTCTCGCTTACGTAGCTACTCTTGGGGGCAACCTCAGCATCCTGGCTGCCATCCTCGCCGaacccaaactccacacccccatgtacttcttcctggggAACTTGTCCCTGCTGGATGTCGGGTGCATCAGTGTCACTGTCCCTGCCATGCTGAGACGCTTCATGTCCAATAACAGAAGCATTCCCTACGGGGCCTGCCTCTCACAGCTCTTCTGTTTCCACCTCCTGGCAGGGGCAGACTGCTTCCTGCTGACAgtcatggcctatgaccgctatctGGCCATCTGCCAGCCCCTCACCTACAGCACCCGCATGAGCTGGGGAATTCAGCAAGCGCTAGTGGGCGTGTCGTGTGCCTTTTCCTTCACCAACGCACTGACCCAAACTGTTGCCTTATCTACTCTTGACTTCTGTGGCCCCCGTGTGATCAATCACTTCTACTGTGACCTCCCACAGCTCTTCCAGCTCTCCTGCTCCAGCACCCAGCTCAATGAGCTGCTGCTCTTTGTAGCAGCAGCCTTCATGGGTGTGGCCCCACTGGTCCTCATCACTGTGTCCTATGCACACGTGGCAGCCGCAGTCCTGCGAATCCGCTCTGCTGAGGGCAGGAAGAAAGCCTTCTCCACGTGTGGCTCCCACCTCACGGTTGTCAGCGTATTCTACGGGACAGGCGTCTTCAGCTACATGAGGCTGGGCTCAGTGGAGGCTTCGGACAAAGACAAAGGGATTGGCATCCTCAACACTGTCATCAGCCCCATGCTGAACCCACTCATCTACAGTCTCCGGAACCCTGATGTGCAGGGCGCCCTGCAGCAGGTGTTCACAGGGAGACGGCCTCCAGAGTGA